A single Rhipicephalus microplus isolate Deutch F79 unplaced genomic scaffold, USDA_Rmic scaffold_17, whole genome shotgun sequence DNA region contains:
- the LOC142785046 gene encoding uncharacterized protein LOC142785046 — protein sequence MSSGDIGAASTAQLGRGTRNMDESSQDYQIILPRLPSNDSTLHTVFLHADIKARPYRVEDFRDALIRLALLPEVVALGAYQMNHVWAITFKDEEGKKRILAAGDIVVKNQRCITIDPNHQDTKLKIHWLLFNVPDDEVRAALAPYGKVNEIVRERWRVYGCTDKGSSTRVVSIRLKAGLTVDDLPHQLRIAGDLTLVVVAGRAPLCLRCRGTGHIRRDCRAPRCTVCRRFGHNESGCMRTYASVAGPAGGEELSEHHMDEAEAEELIGARREEPKPKLTPLTPRPTGAETTLNKDKGSTKDVQSTRNTQDITALAAQEEMSENMDTSNTCKRPREDAEGEKAATTKEVEQPPAKAMNVRRRPAPNILSERRIAENLPPTQVQQTQPPQQQPVPNQQTLHQRLTDHQQKGPSAGPPADQKPP from the coding sequence ATGAGCTCCGGCGATATCGGAGCGGCATCAACGGCCCAGCTCGGTCGTGGTACCAGGAACATGGACGAATCGTCACAGGATTATCAGATTATTTTGCCCCGACTGCCATCAAATGATTCAACGCTGCATACTGTCTTTTTGCACGCCGATATCAAGGCGCGGCCGTATCGCGTTGAGGATTTCAGGGACGCTCTTATTCGTTTGGCTTTGCTTCCCGAGGTTGTTGCCTTGGGGGCGTACCAAATGAATCATGTTTGGGCCATCACTTTCAAGGACGAGGAGGGCAAGAAGAGAATACTCGCTGCTGGGGACATTGTGGTGAAGAACCAGCGCTGTATCACTATCGACCCTAACCACCAGGATACGAAGCTGAAGATACACTGGCTATTGTTTAACGTTCCTGACGACGAGGTGAGGGCAGCGTTGGCTCCTTATGGCAAGGTGAACGAAATAGTGCGAGAGCGCTGGCGCGTGTATGGATGCACGGACAAAGGCTCTTCGACGCGAGTGGTGAGCATCAGGCTCAAAGCTGGCCTCACGGTGGATGACCTCCCACATCAGTTGCGGATTGCCGGAGACCTCACGCTAGTTGTCGTCGCGGGAAGAGCACCGCTATGCCTGCGTTGCCGCGGAACAGGTCATATTAGGAGGGATTGCCGAGCCCCGCGTTGTACAGTGTGTCGGCGTTTTGGGCATAATGAGAGCGGCTGTATGAGAACATATGCAAGTGTAGCAGGGCCCGCGGGGGGCGAAGAACTTTCCGAGCATCACATGGACGAGGCTGAAGCAGAAGAGCTGATAGGGGCGCGTCGGGAGGAACCGAAACCCAAGTTGACGCCCCTTACGCCACGCCCCACAGGTGCTGAGACGACGCTTAACAAAGACAAGGGTTCTACAAAAGACGTGCAATCCACGAGGAACACACAAGATATAACGGCGCTTGCAGCACAGGAAGAAATGTCGGAAAACATGGACACGTCAAATACATGTAAAAGGCCCAGGGAAGACGCGGAAGGcgagaaggctgctacaacgaaagAAGTGGAACAACCACCGGCCAAGGCGATGAACGTGCGCCGTAGACCGGCACCTAACATCCTCAGCGAACGTCGAATAGCCGAGAACCTCCCACCAACCCAGGTGCAACAGACACAACCGCCGCAGCAGCAACCAGTGCCGAATCAGCAGACATTGCATCAGCGACTGACAGATCATCAACAGAAGGGGCCTTCAGCGGGGCCCCCTGCAGATCAAAAGCCCCCGTAA